One Maribacter dokdonensis DSW-8 genomic region harbors:
- the rplD gene encoding 50S ribosomal protein L4 has protein sequence MKVAVLDIKGKDTGRKANLSDDVFAIEPNEHAVYLDVKQYLAHQRQGTHKAKERAEIAGSTRKIKKQKGTGTARAGSIKSPVFRGGGRIFGPRPKDYSQKLNKNLKRLARKSALTLKSKENAILVVEDFDFDTPKTKDFVGVLKTLGLENKKSLIVLGDSNKGVYLSSRNFKGSEVITNSELSTYKILHANSVVLLESSLEGIESNLNKQ, from the coding sequence ATGAAAGTAGCAGTTTTAGATATTAAAGGAAAAGACACAGGTAGAAAGGCAAACCTTTCTGATGATGTTTTCGCTATAGAGCCTAACGAGCATGCAGTATACCTTGATGTTAAGCAGTATTTGGCACATCAAAGACAAGGTACGCATAAAGCTAAGGAAAGAGCAGAGATAGCTGGTAGTACAAGAAAGATTAAAAAACAAAAAGGTACAGGTACTGCAAGAGCAGGTAGTATTAAATCGCCGGTATTTAGAGGTGGTGGTAGAATATTTGGTCCTAGACCTAAGGATTATAGCCAAAAGTTGAATAAAAACTTAAAGCGTTTGGCAAGAAAATCTGCATTGACTTTAAAGTCTAAAGAAAATGCAATTTTAGTAGTCGAAGACTTCGATTTTGATACTCCAAAAACTAAAGATTTTGTTGGTGTTTTAAAGACCTTAGGTCTTGAGAATAAAAAGTCTTTAATAGTGTTGGGTGATTCAAATAAAGGTGTATATTTGTCTTCGCGTAATTTTAAAGGGTCGGAAGTTATAACTAACTCAGAATTAAGTACTTACAAAATTCTTCACGCTAATAGTGTGGTATTGTTAGAGAGCTCTTTAGAGGGAATTGAATCGAATTTAAATAAACAATAA
- the rplC gene encoding 50S ribosomal protein L3 yields MSGLIGKKVGMTSIFDENGKNIPCTVIEAGPCVVTQVRTEEVDGYSALQLGFDDKAENRANKAELGHFKKAGASPKKKVVEFQDFEGDFKLGDTVGVDVFAEGQFVDVIGTSKGKGFQGVVKRHGFGGVGQATHGQHNRLRAPGSIGAASYPARVFKGMKMAGRMGTDRVTVQNLRVLKVVPEKNLLVVKGCVPGHKNAYVTIQR; encoded by the coding sequence ATGTCTGGGTTAATAGGAAAGAAAGTAGGCATGACTAGTATTTTTGACGAGAACGGAAAGAACATTCCTTGTACCGTTATTGAGGCTGGACCATGTGTAGTTACCCAAGTCAGAACCGAAGAGGTAGACGGGTATAGTGCCCTTCAACTTGGTTTCGATGACAAGGCAGAAAATCGTGCTAATAAGGCTGAATTAGGCCATTTTAAAAAAGCAGGTGCTTCTCCTAAGAAAAAAGTCGTTGAGTTTCAAGATTTTGAAGGTGATTTTAAATTAGGTGACACCGTTGGTGTTGATGTTTTTGCTGAAGGACAGTTCGTAGATGTTATAGGTACATCTAAAGGTAAGGGTTTTCAGGGTGTTGTAAAACGTCACGGTTTTGGTGGTGTTGGTCAAGCAACGCACGGTCAGCATAACAGACTTAGAGCTCCAGGTTCTATTGGTGCTGCATCATATCCCGCAAGAGTATTCAAGGGTATGAAAATGGCCGGTAGAATGGGTACGGATCGTGTTACGGTTCAAAACCTTAGAGTTTTAAAAGTAGTTCCAGAAAAGAATCTTTTAGTAGTTAAAGGTTGTGTTCCGGGCCATAAGAATGCTTATGTAACTATACAAAGGTAG
- the rpsJ gene encoding 30S ribosomal protein S10, with the protein MSQKIRIKLKSYDHNLVDKSAEKIVKTVKTTGAVVTGPIPLPTHKKIFTVLRSPHVNKKSREQFQLSSYKRLLDIYSSSSKTIDALMKLELPSGVEVEIKV; encoded by the coding sequence ATGAGTCAGAAAATTAGAATAAAACTAAAATCTTACGATCATAATTTGGTGGACAAATCTGCTGAGAAGATTGTAAAAACGGTAAAGACTACCGGTGCTGTTGTAACAGGACCAATTCCTTTACCAACGCATAAAAAGATATTTACGGTTTTACGTTCACCTCACGTGAACAAAAAATCTAGAGAGCAATTCCAATTAAGTTCTTACAAGAGATTGTTGGATATTTATAGCTCTTCATCTAAGACTATTGATGCACTTATGAAGTTAGAGCTTCCAAGTGGTGTTGAGGTTGAGATTAAGGTATAA